A single genomic interval of uncultured Pseudodesulfovibrio sp. harbors:
- a CDS encoding LysR substrate-binding domain-containing protein yields MIKSDDMLFMVAISCSASLAAAARMLNVTPPAVTQRLQSLESRLGVQLVERGGGLLVLTNEGDLLARRSKGILNDVDKLIEELQKRKGVVSGHLYISGPTGFGRRYIAPVVREFRTQFPQVNINLELSDNPIALKPNTCDIIIHIGELRSQPYKMITLAPNDRILCASPNYLSVNGTPRTPHDLVNHDCLTLRENDEDVTLWRFHVGGKTETVRITEGISSNDGDVILDWALSGLGIILRSEWDVADALASGRLIRLLPDWGIPDASVVALLGLNHRRTARMRMFLEALRQAFTPPPWR; encoded by the coding sequence ATGATAAAGTCAGATGACATGCTTTTTATGGTTGCTATCAGCTGTTCGGCTTCTCTCGCGGCTGCGGCGCGAATGCTTAATGTGACCCCTCCGGCGGTTACGCAGCGTCTTCAATCGCTGGAGTCACGCCTCGGGGTACAGCTTGTGGAGAGGGGGGGCGGCTTGCTCGTTCTCACTAACGAAGGAGATTTGTTGGCGAGGCGTTCAAAAGGGATTCTTAATGATGTGGACAAGCTCATCGAGGAGTTGCAGAAACGCAAAGGTGTGGTTTCGGGGCATCTGTACATCTCGGGGCCCACGGGTTTTGGGCGCCGTTATATTGCTCCGGTTGTCAGGGAATTTCGTACCCAATTTCCGCAGGTGAACATAAACCTTGAGCTGTCGGACAATCCCATAGCTCTCAAGCCCAACACGTGCGATATCATTATCCACATCGGTGAACTGCGCTCTCAACCGTATAAAATGATCACGCTCGCTCCCAATGATCGAATCCTGTGCGCTTCACCGAACTACCTTTCGGTCAATGGAACGCCGCGTACGCCTCATGATCTCGTAAACCACGATTGTCTTACGTTACGGGAAAACGATGAAGATGTGACGCTGTGGCGTTTTCACGTGGGCGGTAAAACCGAAACCGTACGTATTACAGAGGGGATATCCAGCAATGACGGTGACGTTATCCTCGACTGGGCACTGAGCGGGCTCGGTATCATCTTACGGTCAGAATGGGATGTGGCAGATGCTCTTGCGTCAGGGCGGCTTATCCGGCTGTTGCCGGACTGGGGTATTCCAGATGCTTCCGTGGTGGCCCTGCTCGGGCTCAACCACCGACGTACAGCCCGGATGCGCATGTTCTTGGAAGCATTGCGCCAGGCATTTACACCGCCCCCATGGCGATAG
- a CDS encoding alanine racemase, with translation MLNTFPSPQGESILNKELMGLPTPCLLLDQNRMENNIRRLGKRLSRAGVGFRPHLKTAKSIEVARRMVDGANGPATVSTLREAEEFAAAGITDLTYAVGISPCKLSRVLSLRDQGVDLSIILDSTEQAEAVAAASPANNPIPVLIEIDCDGHRSGVAPENCELMLAIANRLEPSASLHGILTHAGESYSAHNTRELVEAAKNERKSTVAAAIFMRAQGFACPVVSVGSTPTAHFAPTYKGVTEVRAGAFVFFDLVQAGIGVCTLDDIAISVLTTVIGHQREKEWIIIDAGWTALSSDRGTVDQSVDQGYGVVCDMAGRPISGLNVVNVNQEHGVIAKRSSSSGPVPDLPIGTRLRILPNHACATADQFEKYHVITPNKDGIIAEWPRFRGW, from the coding sequence ATGCTGAATACATTTCCATCCCCTCAGGGGGAATCCATACTCAACAAGGAGTTGATGGGCTTGCCCACGCCATGCCTCCTCTTGGATCAAAATCGAATGGAGAACAACATTCGCCGTCTTGGAAAGAGGCTTTCACGTGCCGGAGTTGGCTTTCGGCCTCATCTGAAGACAGCAAAGTCGATTGAAGTCGCCCGACGGATGGTCGATGGAGCAAATGGCCCTGCCACGGTTTCCACTCTGCGCGAGGCAGAGGAATTCGCAGCGGCGGGCATCACGGACCTGACCTATGCAGTAGGCATTTCGCCATGCAAATTATCGCGAGTATTGTCACTCAGGGATCAAGGCGTGGACCTGTCGATAATTCTGGACAGTACAGAACAGGCAGAAGCGGTTGCAGCAGCATCCCCGGCAAACAATCCCATTCCCGTACTTATCGAAATTGATTGCGACGGGCATCGCTCCGGGGTGGCCCCGGAAAATTGTGAATTGATGCTCGCCATCGCCAACAGACTTGAGCCGTCCGCATCTTTGCACGGTATTCTCACCCACGCAGGAGAAAGCTACTCCGCCCACAATACACGCGAACTCGTCGAGGCGGCAAAGAACGAACGCAAAAGCACTGTCGCTGCGGCGATATTCATGCGCGCCCAAGGATTCGCCTGTCCGGTCGTGAGTGTTGGCTCGACACCAACCGCGCATTTTGCTCCAACCTACAAAGGAGTTACCGAAGTCCGAGCGGGAGCCTTTGTGTTCTTTGACCTGGTGCAGGCTGGCATCGGCGTATGTACTTTGGATGATATTGCGATCTCCGTACTGACAACAGTCATCGGCCACCAGCGCGAAAAGGAATGGATAATTATTGATGCAGGCTGGACAGCCTTGTCATCAGACAGGGGGACCGTAGATCAATCCGTCGATCAAGGGTATGGCGTTGTTTGTGATATGGCGGGAAGGCCTATTTCAGGCCTTAACGTAGTCAATGTGAATCAAGAACACGGTGTTATCGCCAAGCGATCTAGTAGTTCGGGACCTGTACCGGATCTGCCGATCGGCACACGTCTGCGCATATTACCCAACCACGCCTGTGCAACGGCAGATCAATTTGAGAAATACCACGTGATCACACCGAACAAAGACGGCATCATTGCCGAATGGCCCCGATTCAGGGGATGGTAG
- a CDS encoding ornithine cyclodeaminase family protein, which yields MFFVSEERAKRVVSTADAIETIEDMFREYGQGEAVVFPVVMGKGPDTSNKFSMKSGLMQARGVVGLKVGSYWPGNREQGKEAHASSTLLLDPETGYPHAFVAASNLTALRTAAADAVATKYLSREDSTTLAIFGAGHQAWFELLAVHEVRPIKKVLIANRSQASAIAFAKRIRDELGLDAECAEAKIAAKSADIIVTVTAACAPLFKASWVRPGTHISAMGADSEGKQELDPFLISKSTLFTDVVHQSVSVGEYEAAYKAGLITMDQITTLGEILNGAQGRISNDDITIFDSSGMALQDLAICSLALNKACKQGKAIKI from the coding sequence ATGTTTTTTGTCAGTGAAGAAAGAGCGAAAAGGGTTGTCTCCACAGCCGATGCGATAGAGACGATTGAAGATATGTTTCGCGAGTATGGCCAGGGAGAGGCTGTTGTGTTTCCTGTCGTGATGGGGAAAGGGCCGGATACATCAAATAAATTCAGCATGAAAAGCGGCCTGATGCAGGCGCGTGGTGTCGTGGGACTCAAGGTTGGGAGCTATTGGCCTGGAAACCGCGAACAAGGCAAAGAAGCCCATGCCTCATCAACACTCTTGCTGGACCCTGAAACAGGGTACCCACATGCGTTCGTGGCGGCTTCCAACCTGACGGCTTTACGCACGGCCGCTGCTGATGCGGTTGCCACAAAGTATCTTTCCCGCGAGGACAGCACCACGTTGGCCATTTTCGGCGCGGGGCATCAAGCGTGGTTTGAGCTTCTTGCCGTCCACGAAGTTCGTCCGATAAAAAAAGTTTTGATCGCCAACCGCTCTCAGGCCAGTGCCATAGCATTTGCAAAACGAATAAGAGACGAGCTTGGGCTTGACGCCGAATGTGCCGAAGCGAAAATCGCTGCAAAGTCTGCCGACATAATTGTTACGGTTACTGCAGCATGCGCCCCTCTTTTCAAAGCAAGCTGGGTACGTCCGGGAACGCATATCTCCGCCATGGGTGCCGATAGTGAGGGGAAACAAGAGCTTGATCCCTTTTTGATATCAAAATCAACCTTGTTTACAGATGTCGTTCATCAATCCGTTTCAGTAGGTGAATATGAAGCGGCATATAAGGCAGGCTTGATTACCATGGATCAAATCACGACATTGGGAGAAATACTGAATGGAGCTCAAGGCCGAATATCAAACGACGACATCACAATTTTCGATAGCTCTGGAATGGCATTGCAAGATCTTGCCATATGTTCATTAGCCTTGAACAAAGCCTGCAAACAGGGAAAAGCTATTAAAATATAG
- a CDS encoding M48 family metalloprotease, with protein MDFSLPGGVKLNTAQMEKFGQKRQMSHGDFRDITPEQEYYIGRSVSAVILSKYETATNKRTRQYLNTMGNALAQASDRPETFSGYRFLVLDSDEINAMAAPGGFIFVTRGLLACCKTEDAIAAVLAHEIAHIQRKHALRAIHKSRQTKLASDLVIPGTSTYSKGTLSDLTHTFDKSISDIMTTLTDSGYSHKQEDQADRDAVAILQRLGYNPNCFIDALQLMQSRSKTGDKGFPKTHPNPGERIRLIKEIIGGYTKPKIPAARTFRFMAMTGGM; from the coding sequence ATGGACTTCAGTCTTCCGGGAGGCGTCAAGCTCAATACAGCCCAGATGGAGAAATTCGGGCAAAAAAGGCAAATGTCGCATGGTGATTTCAGAGACATTACGCCTGAGCAGGAATATTACATAGGACGCTCTGTCTCCGCAGTCATCCTAAGCAAATACGAGACGGCAACCAACAAACGCACCCGCCAGTACCTTAACACCATGGGGAACGCTCTGGCTCAGGCCTCGGATCGACCGGAGACATTTTCAGGCTACCGTTTTCTGGTGCTCGACAGCGATGAAATCAATGCCATGGCCGCGCCCGGTGGATTCATTTTCGTCACTCGCGGCCTCCTCGCCTGCTGCAAGACCGAGGACGCCATAGCCGCAGTGCTGGCCCATGAGATCGCACATATTCAACGTAAACACGCCCTGCGAGCCATTCACAAATCCAGACAAACAAAACTTGCAAGCGACCTCGTCATTCCGGGAACCTCCACTTATTCCAAGGGCACCCTTTCAGACCTGACCCACACTTTTGACAAATCAATCAGCGACATCATGACAACCCTGACAGACTCTGGCTATTCTCACAAACAGGAAGATCAGGCAGACCGTGACGCCGTGGCCATCCTGCAACGGCTCGGGTACAATCCGAACTGCTTCATCGACGCCCTGCAACTCATGCAGTCCCGCTCGAAAACCGGCGACAAGGGGTTTCCAAAGACCCACCCCAATCCGGGCGAACGCATCAGGCTCATAAAAGAAATCATCGGCGGCTACACGAAACCGAAAATCCCTGCCGCACGCACATTCCGCTTCATGGCCATGACCGGCGGCATGTAG
- a CDS encoding nitroreductase family protein, translating to MLQFSVDRDACIKCGECAADCPMDIIQMVDGEPEILKDKEHLCLECQHCLAVCKPGALSILGLNPADSIQLKGNMPAPESLEVLMMGRRSVRRYREEPVAPELIEHILEVVRTAPTGRNTRATHFALVDDPAIMKELRDRTYAGIRRAVDTGTLPEGLEFFKGVADAWDRGNDLVYRGAPHLLVASAPADGPSAVADCLIALTYFELLAAGHGLGTVWNGFAKWALFDVAPEVGDMLGIPEGHVVGYVMAFGKPAVKYHRTVQRPGGTVGRVTL from the coding sequence ATGTTGCAGTTTTCAGTGGATAGGGACGCATGCATCAAGTGCGGAGAATGCGCGGCGGACTGTCCAATGGATATCATTCAAATGGTGGACGGTGAGCCTGAAATTTTGAAAGACAAGGAGCATCTCTGTCTTGAATGTCAGCACTGTCTCGCGGTTTGCAAGCCGGGGGCGCTTTCCATATTGGGTTTGAATCCAGCGGATTCAATACAGTTGAAAGGGAATATGCCTGCGCCGGAGAGTCTTGAAGTCTTGATGATGGGCCGTCGGTCTGTTCGACGGTATCGGGAGGAGCCTGTTGCGCCGGAATTGATCGAGCATATTCTCGAAGTCGTTCGCACTGCACCCACAGGAAGAAATACCAGAGCCACGCATTTTGCCCTGGTGGACGATCCTGCGATCATGAAAGAGCTGCGCGACCGGACCTACGCGGGAATACGGCGTGCGGTGGACACCGGGACCCTGCCTGAGGGCTTGGAGTTCTTCAAGGGAGTCGCGGACGCTTGGGATCGGGGGAATGACCTTGTCTATCGCGGAGCCCCGCACCTCCTTGTCGCATCGGCACCTGCCGACGGTCCGTCTGCCGTGGCGGATTGCCTTATCGCACTGACCTATTTTGAATTGCTTGCCGCCGGACACGGTCTCGGGACTGTCTGGAACGGTTTTGCCAAATGGGCGTTGTTCGACGTCGCGCCCGAAGTCGGGGACATGTTGGGAATCCCGGAAGGCCACGTCGTCGGTTACGTGATGGCATTTGGCAAACCCGCAGTGAAGTATCACAGGACGGTACAGCGTCCCGGCGGTACTGTCGGCAGGGTTACGCTGTAG